In Drosophila innubila isolate TH190305 chromosome 2R unlocalized genomic scaffold, UK_Dinn_1.0 1_C_2R, whole genome shotgun sequence, the following are encoded in one genomic region:
- the LOC117783464 gene encoding U3 small nucleolar RNA-interacting protein 2 produces MSSSFFLKPGAAKLANKKRKINATKSKGVAKPGKRTQNASAPGPKKQRRSKADDEEIASDDEEYNSDVGGNALAFSADEEEQETAQDKRLRLAKQYLSEIEKQESERAEDRELSKTVEQRLQTEYLDSVGRLRRNIAGGIKSCTIQRVLKHKLHHTPLCALALSTDGKLLFTGAKSQYVLKWCTETGKVLDKCDVLSHREEPETGKKRRSHVIAICLSTDMKFMALAEGGPHIQIWCPQTMKHVKTFKGHRDSVSGLVFRKGTHELYSAAKDRSVKIWSVDELAYVESLFGHQTAVTSIDALSRERAITAGGSDCSLRIWKITEESQLIYNGHKDGIECVKLINDEHFVSGGVDGAISLWSAMKKKPICTTQLAHGLGDNGVANWITAIAVVVNTDLVATGSCDGCVRLWQSSPNARKLQQINSISIGGFINGLTFNADGTKLFVAVGQEHRLGRWWRHKDAKNNIVIVDIKLQSTSSK; encoded by the exons atgtcctCATCGTTTTTCTTGAAGCCGGGTGCCGCCAAACTAGCCAACAAAAAACGCAAG ATAAATGCGACGAAATCCAAAGGCGTCGCAAAACCAGGAAAACGAACTCAAAATGCATCAGCTCCAGGGCCGAAAAAACAACGTCGATCCAAGGCGGACGACGAGGAAATTGCCAGCGATGATGAGGAGTATAACAGCGATGTGGGCGGTAATGCATTGGCCTTCTCGGCTGATGAAGAAGAGCAGGAAACAGCACAGGACAAGCGACTGCGTTTGGCCAAACAATATCTGTCTGAAATTGAGAAACAGGAATCGGAGCGCGCTGAGGATCGTGAGCTGAGCAAGACCGTCGAACAGCGTCTACAGACTGAGTATTTGGATAGTGTTGGTCGATTACGTCGCAACATTGCCGGTGGCATCAAATCGTGTACAATTCAACGCGTACTGAAGCACAAGCTTCATCACACACCATTATGTGCCCTGGCGCTCAGCACGGACGGAAAGTTGCTGTTTACGGGAGCCAAATCGCAATATGTACTCAAATGGTGCACTGAAACGGGAAAAGTGCTGGACAAATGTGATGTGTTGTCTCATCGCGAGGAACCCGAAACCGGCAAGAAACGAAGATCGCATGTCATTGCCATCTGCCTGTCTACAGACATGAAGTTCATGGCCCTGGCTGAGGGTGGACCACACATACAGATCTGGTGTCCACAAACCATGAAGCATGTGAAGACTTTCAAGGGACACAGGGATAGCGTCTCAGGGCTTGTGTTTCGCAAGGGAACCCACGAGCTGTACTCGGCAGCAAAGGATCGCTCTGTGAAGATTTGGTCGGTCGATGAACTGGCCTATGTGGAGAGCTT ATTTGGTCACCAAACTGCTGTAACGAGTATAGATGCATTGAGTCGGGAGCGAGCTATTACTGCTGGCGGATCGGATTGCTCGCTGCGCATATGGAAGATTACGGAAGAGTCCCAGCTAATATACAACGGACATAAGGATGGCATTGAGTGTGTCAAGTTAATAAATGACGAGCACTTCGTCTCCGGCGGCGTTGATGG TGCTATTAGTCTGTGGAGTGCCATGAAGAAGAAACCAATTTGCACAACACAACTTGCCCATGGACTGGGTGACAATGGCGTGGCGAACTGGATCACAGCAATAGCTGTTGTGGTCAATACGGATTTGGTGGCAACAG GCTCTTGCGACGGCTGTGTGAGATTATGGCAATCAAGTCCAAATGCACGCAAGCTTCAGCAGATTAACAGCATATCTATTGGAGGCTTCATAAATGGCCTGACTTTCAATGCCGATGGCACAAAACTGTTTGTGGCTGTTGGCCAGGAGCATAGGTTGGGGCGTTGGTGGCGGCACAAAGATGCCAAAAACAACATAGTTATAGTTGACATTAAGTTACAAAGCACATCCAGCAAATAA
- the LOC117783469 gene encoding transmembrane protein 177, translating into MQNKTGSGILGFFKTEAGRKVVFYAAGSTTVGLFLANFVPHTFGLKYYRDFVSCYQNGIARAVPESVQQRLDKALEKLDVDPREAKFVKPFTVFGFDLFQAGTTKYRFGAALGIPVNYAYGSIDEIKRSDIRFRDKQINWNSDNGRLLEEAIVLTEDEQVFGLSKAVLQLQTHRVLLNSIFPSVSFLMVYTMGRYLNMRLNLFARHGSTRFVLYSILGLFGIGSWSFMKDFNQVTTDADIDKKLATLGPQFVAAGVTYYDKHLKKNMALRHLIGDNTYTALGNENYLLRQKSMPLTARKSFFENKWEELQSTQI; encoded by the exons ATGCAAAACAAAACCGGCAGCGGAATTTTGGGCTTTTTTAAGACCGAAGCCGGACGTAAGGTGGTGTTTTATGCAGCGGGATCAACTACAGTTGGTCTATTTTTGGCCAACTTTGTGCCACATACATTTGGACTGAAATATTACCGCGACTTTGTGTCATGTTATCA AAATGGCATTGCAAGAGCCGTGCCGGAGTCAGTGCAGCAACGTCTGGATAAAGCCTTGGAAAAACTGGACGTGGATCCGCGAGAGGCTAAATTCGTGAAGCCATTCACCGTTTTTGGATTTGATCTGTTTCAAGCAGGCACCACGAAATATCGCTTTGGGGCCGCTCTGGGAATCCCCGTGAACTATGCATATGGCAGCATTGACGAGATCAAACGGTCGGATATACGCTTTCGCGATAAGCAAATAAACTGGAACTCGGACAACGGCAGACTACTGGAAGAGGCAATTGTCTTGACCGAAGATGAGCAGGTGTTTGGACTGAGCAAAGCGGTACTCCAGCTGCAAACGCATCGGGTGTTGTTGAACTCGATCTTCCCCAGCGTGAGCTTCCTTATGGTATACACAATGGGACGCTATCTAAATATGCGTCTTAATCTCTTCGCGCGTCATGGCAGc ACACGTTTCGTTTTGTACAGCATCTTGGGTCTGTTTGGCATCGGCAGCTGGTCCTTTATGAAGGACTTCAACCAGGTGACTACCGATGCCGATATTGATAAAAAGCTGGCCACACTCGGTCCACAATTTGTGGCCGCGGGTGTCACCTACTACGACAAGCATCTGAAGAAGAACATGGCATTAAGACACCTTATTGGCGATAATACCTACACTGCCTTGGGCAATGAAAACTACTTGCTGCGTCAAAAATCAATGCCGCTGACGGCGCGCAAATCATTCTTTGAGAATAAGTGGGAAGAGCTACAAAGTAcccaaatataa